The genomic region GACGATTTCTATGTCTAGATTTTGCAGGTTATCCAGACGACTGGATGGACGCACAAGCGCCCTGACTGCGTATCCTTCTTGCAGAAGCGATCGAACTATGTTGGCCCCGATGAAGCCTGTACCGCCTGTAACAAAAGCTTTTTTAGTCATTGGTCATTAGTTATTGGTCATATCGTGTCCGGTTGCATCGTTAGTGTAAGAGTGATATCGTCAAATTGTTTGTTTTCATCGTTGGTTAANNNNNNNNNNNNNNNNNNNNNNNNNNNNNNNNNNNNNNNNNNNNNNNNNNNNNNNNNNNNNNNNNNNNNNNNNNNNNNNNNNNNNNNNNNNNNNNNNNNNATTTTTACCGCAGATGAAGACAGATACACGCAGATGAACGCAGATAAGAATAAGAACAGGAATTTTTTAGGTAACCGATGCGTAAGGACATGATATCATTGGTTATTGGTCATTGGTCATATCGTGTCCGGTTGCATCGTTAGTACATGAGATATCGTCAAATTGTTTGTTTTCATCGTTGGTTAAATTTTTACCGCAGATGAAGACAGATACACGCAGATGAACGCAGATAAGAATAAGAACAGGAATTTTTTAGGTAACCGTCATAGTGATTGGTCATAGCGATATCAGTGCATCCGTGTATATCAGTGTCGTGCTGTATTTGTTATTTATCAGTTAACCAAATCCAAAATCCAAAATCTAAAATCTAAAATCGCTTTCTGGATCGCCAATCATCCAGAATATCGTAGACTACGGGAACGACGATTAAGCTCAAAAGGGTTGATGTTACTAAACCGCCAGCAATAGCTATCGCCATCGGACTTCGCACCTCGGAACCCGCCCCCAAACCTAAAGCTAGGGGTATCATCCCTAAAATGGTCGAAGCGGTAGTCATCACGATCGGTCTGAGGCGCACTGGCCCTGCTCTAAGGATAGCCTCTGTCCGGTCTAAACCGGAACTGCGTAGCTGGTTGATGTAATCCACAAGCAAGATAGCATTTTTATTTGCCAAACCCAACAAGAAGACAAAGCCAATTAGGGAAATCATCCCAAAGTCGCTTTTGGTGACGAGTAGCGCTACCATTGCTCCCACCAATCCTAAAGGCAAAGACAAGCAAATAACTAGGGGATCTATCCAGCTTTTGAACAAGAAAATCAGCACGAACAAAATGCACACCGCTGACAAACTCAGAGTGGTTCCGAAGCTGGTGAATACTTCGTTGCTACGGGCGGAATCTCCTCCTAAATCCAGAGAAATACCTGGGGGTAAAACTTGATTAGCTTCCGCAACGATGATATCGGTAGCTTTTCCTATAGTTAAGTCTTGGCTGAGGTTGGCACTAATATAAGCTGTCCGTTTACTATCGCGACGTTCGATCTCAAAGACGTTACCGTCTTCATTTGTTTCACCTGCGATCGTGACATCGACGAAACCCGGTATTTTCTGGATACGAGCTTCGATCTTTTTGGCTGCATTGCTTAAGGCTTGGATATCATCGCCTAAGAGGGCAAGTTGGAGGGGTTTTTGACCACCGCCCCCGGTTTCGACGAATTGAATATCTTCTACGCTGGTGGTGACTCCCGGCAGATTGGGCAATTGCTGGCGAATTCGATCTTGTACTTCGGCGGTATTAAGTTTGCGATCGCTTTTCAGTTCTACATAGATATTGCCTCGATTCGCCTCACCTTGGCGAGAACCCACTACTGTAAATACCGTTTGCACCTCTGGAGATTTCAACACCACCTCTTCCAGTTGCTTAGCAACATCGAGAGATTCTTTCAAAGGGTCAGTCTCTACTCCGGCAGAGGATTTTAACCATTCCGGTAGATATGCAGTTGCGGATATGGGAGTCCTATAAGTAATGTTGAACTCTCCGCGATCGAGTTTGGGAATAAATCCTTTGGGAATTAGCGGAATTAGTGCTATCCCAGCAATGAAGCTAGCCACGGCTAACGCTACTACTATCATCCTGTGCTTGAGCGACCAACTCAACAAGTTCCGATAACCTTGGGCAAAATGTGACCAGCTATTATTTGCTTTGATAGCGAATTTTGAGGGTTTGGGTTTTAGCCAAAATACAGCCAAAACCGGGGATAATGTACGGGCAAGTAGCATTGAGGTGAGCATTGCTGCTGAGACGGTGATGCCGAAGGGCTTGAAAAATTGGCCGATTGTCCCACTCATCAATGCTATGGGCAGAAAAACC from Argonema galeatum A003/A1 harbors:
- a CDS encoding efflux RND transporter permease subunit; protein product: MIEPNRRKTPLRERFNISRLAIAHPWLTLSFWMAVIVAGLLAFSSLKYALFPDITFPVVIVNAAAPFTDPLETEAKLTKPIEQSLSSIPKVGGSRSSTYPNQTVISVSFPVGSNLEESSRQVETKLGQLTLPQGSTYKVIPLNLNESAAVSYVIQSSSKNLAELTAIAQQQIVPSIAKVRGVLKVTLLGATQKVGDGKTPVPSPQSPVPSQNTLVRFNGEDVLAFQVIKKGDANTLEVVSKVEKKVANLQSGLPEVQLILAATQAEYIRSATQATIDALVEAVLLSVIVIFPFLWNWRATFISALAIPTSLLGTFIVMAIYGFNLETITLLALALVIGSVIDDAIVDVENIMRHIDEGENPRQAAIHATNEVGLTVVASTFTAVAVFLPIALMSGTIGQFFKPFGITVSAAMLTSMLLARTLSPVLAVFWLKPKPSKFAIKANNSWSHFAQGYRNLLSWSLKHRMIVVALAVASFIAGIALIPLIPKGFIPKLDRGEFNITYRTPISATAYLPEWLKSSAGVETDPLKESLDVAKQLEEVVLKSPEVQTVFTVVGSRQGEANRGNIYVELKSDRKLNTAEVQDRIRQQLPNLPGVTTSVEDIQFVETGGGGQKPLQLALLGDDIQALSNAAKKIEARIQKIPGFVDVTIAGETNEDGNVFEIERRDSKRTAYISANLSQDLTIGKATDIIVAEANQVLPPGISLDLGGDSARSNEVFTSFGTTLSLSAVCILFVLIFLFKSWIDPLVICLSLPLGLVGAMVALLVTKSDFGMISLIGFVFLLGLANKNAILLVDYINQLRSSGLDRTEAILRAGPVRLRPIVMTTASTILGMIPLALGLGAGSEVRSPMAIAIAGGLVTSTLLSLIVVPVVYDILDDWRSRKRF